CAACTATTAATGTCCAAAATCTGTCACAATTAAAAtcacacaaacaaatttaaatttttactccATTGCAGAGATGTTGCTGGTTGCGAAGAGGCTAAAATTGAAATCATGgaatttgttaattttctcaaaaatccTCAACAGTACATTGATTTAGGAGCAAAAATACCGAAAGGTGCCATGTTGACTGGTCCTCCTGGCACGGGTAAAACATTACTCGCCAAAGCCACCGCAGGAGAAGCTAACGTGCCTTTTATTACGGTTTCCGGATCAGAGTTTTTGGAAATGTTTGTTGGTGTGGGTCCCTCAAGAGTGCGTGATATGTTTGCAATGGCACGCAAAAATGCTCCTTGTATTCTGTTCATAGATGAAATCGATGCTGTTGGTCGTAAACGCGGCGGTAAATCATTTGGTGGGCATTCAGAGCAGGAGAATACACTAAATCAATTGCTTGTCGAAATGGATGGTTTCAATACGACCACGAACGTTGTAGTGTTGGCAGCTACAAATCGTGTTGATATATTAGATAAAGCACTTTTGCGGCCAGGACGTTTTGATAGACAAATATATGTTCCAGCTCCAGATATTAAAGGTAGAGCAAGTATCTTCAAAGTCCATTTGGTTCCTCTCAAAACGCAATTGGACAAGCAAGAATTGGCTCGAAAAATGGCTGCATTAACTCCAGGTTTTACTGGTGCCGATATAGCAAATGTGTGTAATGAGGCTGCTTTGATAGCTGCCAGAGATTCAAATGATTACATCGTGCAAAAGCATTTTGAACAAGCTATTGAACGTGTTATTGCAGGTATGGAAAAGAAAACGAATGTTTTGGCGCCGGAGGAAAAGAAAACTGTAGCTCATCACGAGGCGGGACATGCTGTTGCTGGCTGGTTCTTAGAACATGCTGATCCCCTTCTTAAGGTATCCATAATACCCAGAGGGAAAGGTTTGGGTTACGCCCAGTACTTGCCCAAAGATCAATATTTACTATCTAAAGAGCAATTATTCGATCGTatgtgcatgactttgggtGGTCGGGTAGCCGAAGAGATCTTCTTCCAACGTATTACAACTGGAGCCCAAGATGATTTGAAGAAAATAACTGACAGTGCTTATGCACAAATTGTACGCTTCGGCATGAACGAAAGAGTAGGCCAAGTCAGTTTTGACGCAGGCCAATCGGGTGATCCCGTCTTTGCTAAACCCTATTCCGAAGAAACTGCACAAATGATTGACGAGGAAGTACGTAGCTTAATTAAAGAAGCACACAAAGTAACTACCGAGTTGTTGATGAAACACAAAGAAAATGTAAAGAAGGTAGCCGAACGTTTGTTGAAAAATGAAGTATTGAGTCGTGACGACATGATTGAATTACTAGGTCCCAGACCATTCAAAGAAAAGTCAACCTACGAAGAATTTGTAGAGGGTACAGGCTCATTTGAAGAAGATACCACTTTGCCTAAGGGTTTGCAGGATTGGAACAAGGAGAAAAATCCTGAATCAACTACACCTCCACCACCAAAACCTGCAGCCACAGCTTCATAGATagtgttaaataatattcacTTCAACTTAAAATGTCTATGTTTTGTTTACTATAACAACTTCTATATAAACCTTGTTATCTAAGTATCATATaaatacacacatatgtataatttgttttacttctgtctaataattatttaatttgtgttATGTATTGTTTTACACATACAGTGACTCACAGCTTATTTGATAcaggtaaaattattttagaaaatcgaaaataaatcaatgttcattcaatttatcaaacaaattttatataaaattctatatcagtgatgttcacgccataccagtgatgttaaccgtacggtaattaccgtattgtacggtaatttagacctccgtacggtaggcaggtaatttctacatttgtacggtaattttaaaaagtttaaattttcaagaattatatcccaaaagtaatatttccataatgggtctacatatgatatacatatttctcattaaaataatcataaaattttgaggatgatgataaccaactaccGCTGGACAAAATATATCTATGCGGTAAAGTAATCGCAAGTTTTCCAGGAatggatatttcaacatacaaatttgtattaaaaactgattgcaaaaatttttttgaatcaaatgcaatcattaaaaacattgaCGTAATAAAACCCCAATTgttcgataccaatatttctgtaattccattagttttgcatttcccagaagctgttcaaatgaataaatttaatgaaattgataaggaatttaagcttataaggcaaataaaagatcttgataaaaatggcattctgctgttttacaaacttggtcctatattcaaaaccctctatctttgatattcacgaaaattacattttgatggtaaaatgttcaataaaacagccctatggtgtgaatttcttcttatttgcatttttgttatttctctatgttatacaattaatttttttccgaatgcaaaagcctctatcttttcaaataattaattttcaaatttttatttggaataatttcttcttgcaattcatgttttcttactaatttttgaatgctgaacatgaattttacatttttcaacaattaaataaaatgaattaccatgaaaatattttacctttttgtttttcgaaaatataatttccatggcataaaaataaatggttaaagttggagttggcttaaaaaagtgtctatttttaaagtgttttttatcttatgttgtattattagccgttatcttaaataaatcacgttaaaaactgacagatggcataaatgaaatcaaaataatttaattctattaaaatgcaaaatcctcta
This genomic stretch from Calliphora vicina unplaced genomic scaffold, idCalVici1.1 scaffold_21, whole genome shotgun sequence harbors:
- the Afg3l2 gene encoding AFG3-like protein 2, translated to MAHRLLNSAKSMERCMRRSYMSQRAPGTEKVQRGALVLEQVPLVRYLLEQISHFCKKPPKGFEKYFEEGKGSAKPATSSAGESEEAGEKSVGEAQASKSTPSPPQQTAKNDWNFGMFANTNKQQGGGGSGGQGRPIGEGSDGNREKWLVFGAIGAVALLGSFAFFEMGYKEISWKEFVTNYLNKGSVEKLEVVNKKWVRVRLMPGNSQDAGGVLWFNIGSVDSFERNLENAQTEQGVEPLNYVPVIYRTEVEPSSLTGLLPTLLIIGFLVYMMRRSADMMGSGRGRKGGGLFGGVMQSTAKLINSNEIGVRFKDVAGCEEAKIEIMEFVNFLKNPQQYIDLGAKIPKGAMLTGPPGTGKTLLAKATAGEANVPFITVSGSEFLEMFVGVGPSRVRDMFAMARKNAPCILFIDEIDAVGRKRGGKSFGGHSEQENTLNQLLVEMDGFNTTTNVVVLAATNRVDILDKALLRPGRFDRQIYVPAPDIKGRASIFKVHLVPLKTQLDKQELARKMAALTPGFTGADIANVCNEAALIAARDSNDYIVQKHFEQAIERVIAGMEKKTNVLAPEEKKTVAHHEAGHAVAGWFLEHADPLLKVSIIPRGKGLGYAQYLPKDQYLLSKEQLFDRMCMTLGGRVAEEIFFQRITTGAQDDLKKITDSAYAQIVRFGMNERVGQVSFDAGQSGDPVFAKPYSEETAQMIDEEVRSLIKEAHKVTTELLMKHKENVKKVAERLLKNEVLSRDDMIELLGPRPFKEKSTYEEFVEGTGSFEEDTTLPKGLQDWNKEKNPESTTPPPPKPAATAS